A window from Malassezia restricta chromosome I, complete sequence encodes these proteins:
- a CDS encoding chromatin structure-remodeling complex protein RSC7, with the protein MPRPSRRQRSTADDARRTTRSQRARSPVSSDNESDTYSDEKPVTRRRGRRVSTPRYESTPVEDEDEEEEKPARRRGRRVATPREEGTPMDEDEDNEDVQQDYHVENDAFVLDEDEAGEKKIDPDGYLLGGRSFHIPTMLLPERSDRRLYMLSIDVARGLGYRDSGYFFRKNPLIHKVLLTMEEKDQLIAEGRISSGLRSRNVTAVTARAVFQVIGARSIARGRNVTDDYYEAQARAEGKKEGTLAMQPSTQDLMSRRGDRRRDYDRERRHGSDAATYTTVDPHGHVVTTTFGDAGHAPFDRTSHLTQRRNMLMRADMSEENWMAMYAQSVRAANAELLAARRDRLVALPSSHKPSALDEHVLCDTRPPWEREAAPTTDAMRRHARRERAPPLGLYDPHTHTAHVPFHTQPTAAWFAKVDDEPRIPVPSARLAHIYTTETCIMMGS; encoded by the coding sequence ATGCCACGTCCGTCCCGCAGACAGCGGAGTACGGcagacgacgcgcggcggacgacgcgatcacagcgtgcgcgctccCCTGTATCTTCGGACAATGAATCAGATACGTATAGCGATGAGAAGCCTGTCACccggcgccgtggacgGCGTGTGTCAACGCCGCGCTACGAAAGCACGCCCGtagaggacgaggacgaagaagaggaaaagccagcacggcgccgtggacgCCGTGTCGCGACGCCACGCGAAGAAGGCACGCCGATggatgaagacgaggatAACGAGGACGTGCAGCAGGACTACCATGTGGAGAATGATGCATTTGTGCtcgacgaagacgaggcgGGCGAGAAGAAAATCGACCCTGATGGCTACTtgctcggcggccgctcCTTCCATATTCCCACGATGCTGCTGCCCGAGCGTAGTGATCGGCGCCTTTACATGCTGTCCATCGACGTAGCTCGCGGCCTTGGATACCGCGACTCGGGCTACTTTTTCCGCAAAAACCCCCTCATCCACAAGGTGCTGCTGACGATGGAGGAAAAAGACCAGCTCATTGCTGAGGGTCGCATCAGCTCGGGACTTCGCTCACGCAACGTCACAGCTGtcacggcgcgcgccgtgtTCCAGGTCATCGGTGCACGCTCGATTGCTCGCGGCCGGAACGTCACCGACGACTACTacgaggcgcaggctcGCGCCGAGGGCAAGAAGGAAGGCACGCTTGCGATGCAGCCATCCACGCAAGACTTGATGTCGCGCCGTGGcgatcggcgccgtgaTTATGAtcgcgagcggcgccacggcTCGGATGCCGCCACATACACGACCGTCGATCCACACGGCCATGTTGTCACCACTACATTCGGCGATGCGGGTCATGCGCCCTTTGATCGAACAAGCCACTtgacgcagcggcgcaaCATGCTCATGCGGGCTGACATGTCGGAAGAGAACTGGATGGCCATGTACGCCCAGAGTGTGCGTGCTGCGAacgccgagctgctggccgCTCGTCGTGACCGTCTCGTGGCCTTGCCCTCGTCACACAAGCCGAgcgcgctggacgagcatgtgcttTGTGATACGCGGCCGCCTTGGGAGCGAGAGGCGGCGCCCACGACCGACGCGATGCGTCGTCATGCGCGTCGggagcgtgcgccgcctctcGGCCTGTACGATCCCCACACACAcacggcgcatgtgccctTCCATACACAGCCGACGGCTGCCTGGTTCGCCAAGGTCGACGATGAGCCCCGTATTCCCGTGCCTTCCGCTCGCCTGGCCCACATCTATACGACAGAAACGTGCATTATGATGGGATCTTAG
- a CDS encoding translation initiation factor 2 subunit 3: MTDGAVDKLADDVQELHLDLSTLSPLSPEVIQNQATINIGTIGHVAHGKSTVVKAISGVQTVRFKNELVRNITIKLGYANAKIYRCENENCPRPQCYHSYPSNKEPHPPCPVPGCTGKMNLLRHVSFVDCPGHDILMATMLNGAAVMDAALLLIAGNEPCPQPQTSEHLAAVEIMKLQHIIILQNKVDLIREQAAEEHWKSIVSFVKGTVADGAPIVPISAQLQYNIDAVNEYIVKRVPVPVRDFSATPRLIVIRSFDVNKPGAEIDELRGGVAGGSILSGVLRLGQEIEVRPGIVTKDAEGKINCRPIYSRIVSLLAEQNELKFAVPGGLIGVGTKIDPTLCRADRLVGQVLGNVGKLPAIYTELEINYFLLRRLLGVKSDDKKQTKVEKLTRNEVLMVNIGSTSTGGRVMSVKADLAKIFLTSPACTEVGEKIALSRRIDKHWRLVGWGSVRRGTQLEV, encoded by the exons ATGACGGACGGCGCTGTTGACAAGCTCGCTGACGATGTGCAGGAGCTCCATTTGG ACCTATCGACGCTTTCTCCGCTAAGCCCTGAGGTCATTCAGAACCAGGCGACCATCAATATCGGTACGATTGGACACGTCGCACACGGCAAGTCGACTGTCGTCAAAGCCATCTCGGGTGTACAGACTGTGCGTTTCAAGAACGAGCTTGTGCGGAATATTACGATCAAGCTGGGTTACGCGAACGCCAAGATCTACCGGTGTGAGAATGAAAACTGCCCTCGCCCACAGTGCTACCACAGCTATCCCTCGAACAAGGAGCCACACCCACCGTGTCCCGTGCCGGGCTGCACTGGCAAGATGAacctgctgcgccatgtcTCGTTCGTCGATTGCCCAGGTCACGATATTCTCATGGCTACCATGTTGAACGGTGCAGCGGTCATGGATGCTGCCCTCCTCCTGATCGCCGGTAACGAGCCGTGCCCCCAGCCGCAGACGTCGGAGCACCTCGCCGCCGTCGAGATCATGAAACTGCAGCACATTATCATCTTGCAGAACAAGGTCGACTTGATTCGCGAGCAGGCCGCCGAAGAACACTGGAAGAGCATTGTCAGCTTCGTCAAAGGCACCGTCGCCGACGGTGCGCCCATTGTGCCGATCTCAGCACAGCTGCAATATAACATCGACGCCGTGAACGAGTACATCGTGAAGCGCGTGCCGGTGCCTGTACGTGACTTTTCCGCCACGCCGCGCCTCATTGTGATTCGGTCGTTTGATGTGAATAAGCCCGGTGCCGAGATCGATGAGCTCCGCGGCGGTGTGGCCGGTGGCTCTATCCTGTcgggcgtgctgcgcctcggccaaGAAATTGAAGTGCGCCCTGGTATCGTCACCAAGGACGCCGAGGGCAAGATCAACTGCCGCCCCATCTACTCACGCATTGTATccctgctggccgagcagaACGAGCTCAAGTTCGCCGTGCCTGGCGGCCTCATTGGTGTCGGTACCAAGATCGACCCAACGCTGTGCCGTGCTGACCGTCTCGTCGGCCAGGTGCTCGGCAACGTGGGCAAGCTGCCCGCGATTTACACCGAGCTCGAAATCAACTACTTTTTGCTTCGTCGCCTGCTGGGTGTCAAGTCAGACGACAAGAAGCAGACCAAGGTCGAGAAACTCACACGGAACGAAGTGCTTATGGTCAACATTGGCTCCACGTCCACAGGTGGCCGTGTCATGAGCGTCAAGGCCGACCTGGCCAAGATCTTCCTCACGTCTCCCGCATGCACAGAAGTCGGCGAGAAGATTGCCCTCTCACGACGTATCGACAAGCACTGGCGTCTGGTCGGCTGGGGCAGCGTCCGTCGCGGTACGCAGCTCGAAGTCTAG
- a CDS encoding golgi traffic protein SFT2, translating into MPLPRWASWTSTALGEQEPVHSSAAPVSEPAGGSGGMWSYFQQGLSSYVPLRSAERTNEEEAYLSLSHWDRFLGFIACLLGSGLCFLFSFLFAQPPILLIRPHKFALAFTLGSVLFMMGFAILTGPAAHMKHLMSPERRPFSAAYLGSMALTLYFSLGARNRLLTVVCALVQIACLLTYLAHYFPGGVTTLRYAGTFLARGSTSLLPI; encoded by the exons ATGCCACTTCCACGGTGGGCATCGTGGACATCCACGGCACTCGGGGAGCAGGAGCCTGTCCACTCAAGTGCGGCACCCGTGTCCGAGCCCGcaggcggcagcggcgggATGTGGTCATACTTTCAGCAGGGTCTCTCCTCGTACGTCCCGCTGCGTAGTGCGGAGCGGACGAACGAGGAGGAGGCGTATCTGAGTCTGAGCCACTGGGACCG CTTTCTTGGCTTCATCGCGTGTCTGCTGGGGAGTGGTCTGTGCTTTCTCTTTTCGTTCTTGTTCGCGCAGCCCCCGATCCTGCTCATTCGGCCGCACAAATTTGCGCTCGCTTTTACGCTCGGGAGTGTCCTGTTTATGATGGG TTTTGCTATCCTCACTGGCCCCGCCGCGCACATGAAGCATCTCATGAGCCCCGAGCGACGACCCTTTTCTGCAGC GTACCTCGGCAGCATGGCCCTGACCCTGTACTTTTCGCTCGGCGCACGAAATCGGCTTCTCACCGTGGTGTGCGCCCTTGTCCAGATAGCGTGCCTGCTGACGTATCTCGCGCACTACTTCCCGGGCGGTGTCACGACGCTGCGATACGCCGGCACTTTTTTGGCGCGTGGCAGCACAAGCTTACTCCCTATATAG
- a CDS encoding F-type H+-transporting ATPase subunit h, which translates to MMLAVAPRVLMTARMAGFRALSTSAVARKDIVQETYLRELKAYKAPEKAPDAHKGHVREFSSPAQPQAPSSPSSSDIASQLEAYTSSEPDVVEASVPQDVASEQQDVNEYLKELQADIKVEAHH; encoded by the exons ATGATGTTGGCTGTGGCCCCGCGCGTATTGATGACG GCCCGCATGGCCGGTTTCCGTGCCCTGTCCACCTCGGCTGTGGCCCGCAAGG ACATTGTTCAGGAGACATACCTCCGTGAGCTCAAGGCGTACAAGGCGCCCGAAAAGGCGCCTGACGCCCACAAGGGCCACGTGCGTGAGTTCAGCTCGCCTGCTCAGCCCCAGGCTCCCtcgtcgccctcgtcgtcggatATCGCCTcgcagctcgaggcatACACGTCGTCGGAGCCTGATGTGGTCGAGGCGAGCGTGCCCCAGGACGTGGCGTCGGAGCAGCAGGATGTGAACGAGTACCTCAAGGAGCTCCAGGCCGATATCAAGGTCGAGGCGCACCATTAA
- a CDS encoding ATPase inhibitor, mitochondrial — translation MQVLRLSTPILRSSTRAMTMRMYSPGPEGKAGSVAGSKTWNTREKAVEDQYIIQHEREKLEKLRESLKHQEKVVDDLSKQEKK, via the exons ATGCAGGTTCTTCGTCTCAGCACGCCTATCCTCCGCTCAagcacgcgcgccatgaCCATGCGTATGTACAGCCCTGGTCCCGAGGGCAAGGCTGGCTCTGTGGCCGGCAGCAAGACCTGGAACACGCGCGAGAAGGCCGTGGAGGACCAGTAcatcatccagcacgagcgcgagaagcTCGAGAAGCTCCGCGAGTCGCTCAAGCACCAGGAGAAGGTCGTCGATGAC CTCTCCAAGCAGGAGAAGAAGTAA
- a CDS encoding regulator of nonsense transcripts has protein sequence MHVSRRAGVRIVHQVRAFQSRRSVHAEQRDVDWEQQQQAAPHAWYVPDQALSPPPPPARVRVSTIESMLRDWERKHVENERVPELDTSWLRVTPKDEALAAHVMQHGRVEWAPDAGWDEDDAMALHVTPLMPKRAHHASFPVRRIRDLFDWRTTAVSQQGRSLPGHVYTHLIGEAWDATSWVWTRRKPSHTLLLRTAHQVARAASRKHTHYPGYDTSAGRALTLASRRYQQHWRHVLSLERAHHELELQEQREQPIHELEARGLAIDRLMAFWQTERHFGRRVGVFKWPGSRRLPPHKFQPGSVVDVAPRGSQDWIQTEVLDVSPTRIRVRFSESHEHLDLAAHEQWRMDRGERNVVVEREDAALDALLYAPNDVVRAMTPEKRYALAGTELRDILTGQASSMGGLFVNDMRIRSWYERYARADPIVLDGDPDLGLNASQLRAVAMMLRERVSLVQGPPGTGKTRTLVQTVSLLKQHFQVPHPILLAAHTNVAVDNLAEGCVRAGLRVVRAGSSTAARDSIIPHTYEAQCQRHACYASLQEAEKALRDVQAKRDAVSISLDTSDAVRQQWQRLKRRATQLTAKCHVLRRRIQADVLHHADVVCTTAIAAGSNQLSAIDFPIVFLDESSMATEPIALIPLMKGCAQLALVGDHKQLPPVLHSTDARTAGLSTSLFERLLRGKTVHGTDAAPVPSTMLDVQFRMHPALASFPNQEFYGGALYDAPSTHTLRPYETIFGARDAQDHPLPVTLVTHTSVAPQSDAGVSPYNQPQADLVLEVACDLLERNPTLCGADIGIVTPYEAQARLLQKMLAAGAPLAAGTEPAAWTLPLLSEDAVDTLARMDVHRARQLAAIEVHTVDGFEGREKPVMIFSTVKASGGSLEGSAALLHACRRPSQDAVARLEHVRDTRGGYVGFLADARRMNVALTRAQRQLLIVGNLETLLCARLGEGGAENVECHDVHVIRRYARWLLAQGYVVDVDDVRDRQLLEQAI, from the coding sequence atgcaCGTATCGCGCCGTGCAGGTGTGCGAATCGTGCACCAAGTACGCGCGTTTCAAAGCCGACGGAGCGTGCAtgctgagcagcgcgaTGTGGACTgggagcagcagcagcaggcggcgccgcaTGCGTGGTACGTGCCGGATCAGGCGCTGTCGCCGCCACCCCCTCCGGCACGTGTGCGAGTGTCCACGATAGAAAGCATGCTTCGAGATTGGGAGAGGAAGCATGTGGAAAACGAGCGCGTGCCCGAGCTGGATACCTCGTGGCTTCGTGTGACGCCGAAGGACGAGGCCCTCGCGGCTCATGTCATGCAACATGGGCGTGTCGAGTGGGCCCCCGATGCTGGGTGggacgaggacgatgcGATGGCCTTGCATGTGACGCCGCTCATGCCCAAGCGCGCTCATCACGCATCCTTTCCTGTGCGCCGTATCCGCGACTTGTTCGActggcgcacgacggcggtATCGCAGCAGGGCCGGTCCCTGCCGGGCCATGTATATACGCACTTGATCGGCGAGGCATGGGATGCGACTTCCTGGGTctggacgcggcgcaagCCATCGCACACgttgctgctgcgcaccgctcaccaagtcgcgcgcgccgcctcgcggAAACATACCCACTACCCTGGCTACGACACGTCTGCCGGCCGGGCCTTGACGCTGGCATCGCGGCGATACCAGCAGCATTGGCGGCACGTTCTCTCGCTAGAGCGCGCGCACCATGAGCTGGAGCTGCAAGAACAGCGTGAGCAGCCGATCCACGAGCTGGAAGCGCGGGGCCTCGCGATCGATAGGCTCATGGCGTTTTGGCAGACAGAGCGGCACTttgggcgccgcgtcggTGTGTTCAAATGGCCAGGCTCGCGACGATTGCCACCACACAAGTTCCAGCCGGGTAGCGTGGTCGACGTGGCGCCCCGTGGGAGCCAGGATTGGATCCAAACCGAGGTCCTGGACGTCTCCCCTACGCGGATTCGCGTGCGGTTCAGTGAGTCGCATGAGCACCTAGATTTGGCGGCGCATGAGCAATGGCGCATGGACCGTGGCGAGCGCAATGTCGTCGTGGAGCGCgaggatgcggcgctggacgcccTCCTCTATGCGCCCAACGATGTGGTGCGTGCCATGACGCCAGAGAAGCGCTATGCGCTAGCCGGCACAGAGCTACGCGACATTCTCACGGGCCAGGCATCCAGCATGGGGGGCCTGTTTGTGAACGACATGCGTATTCGAAGCTGGTACGAGCGATACGCTCGAGCGGATCCGATTGTGTTGGACGGCGATCCCGACTTGGGGCTGAATGCGAGTCAGCTGCGTGCCGTGGCCATGATGCTTCGCGAGCGTGTGAGCCTGGTACAAGGTCCCCCCGGCACAGGCAAGACACGCACACTTGTACAGACGGTGTCGCTGCTTAAGCAGCACTTTCAGGTACCGCACCCGATTCTGCTAGCGGCTCATACGAATGTGGCCGTCGACAACCTGGCCGAAGGATGCGTCCGAGCTGGTCTGCGCGTGGTACGAGCAGGCTCATCCACAGCCGCCCGAGACAGCATCATACCGCACACGTACGAGGCCCAGTGCCAGCGGCACGCGTGTTATGCGTCGTTGCAGGAGGCAGAAaaggcgctgcgcgatgTGCAGGCCAAGCGTGATGCGGTTTCCATTTCACTggacacgagcgacgcagtTCGACAGCAGTGGCAGCGCCtcaagcgccgcgcgacgcagctgaCGGCCAAGTGCCATGTACTCCGGCGCCGCATTCAGGCGGATgtgctgcatcatgccgATGTCGTGTGTACCACAGCTATTGCGGCTGGATCGAATCAGCTCTCGGCGATCGATTTTCCTATCGTGTTTCTGGACGAGAGCTCGATGGCGACCGAGCCCATTGCACTGATTCCCCTCATGAAGGGGTGTGCACAGCTAGCGCTGGTGGGCGATCACAAGCAGCTGCCACCCGTGCTGCACAGCACGGATGCGCGAACCGCAGGCCTATCTACGAGTCTGTTTGAGCGCCTTTTGCGTGGCAAGAccgtgcatggcacggacgcggcgccggtgccgTCGACGATGCTGGACGTGCAGTTCCGCATGCATCCAGCGCTCGCATCGTTCCCGAACCAGGAGTTTTACGGAGGAGCGCTGTACGACGCACCCTCGACGCATACGCTGCGGCCGTACGAGACGATTTTTGGTGCGCGAGATGCTCAAGATCATCCACTGCCGGTCACACTTGTGACGCACAcgtccgtggcgccgcAGTCGGACGCGGGCGTGTCGCCGTACAACCAGCCGCAGGCGGATCTCGTGCTGGAAGTTGCATgcgacttgctcgagcGCAATCCGACGCTGTGTGGCGCTGATATTGGTATCGTGACGCCGTATGAagcgcaggcgcgtcttTTGCAAAAGATGCTGGCGGCCGGAGCGCCGCTGGCCGCCGGCACAGAGCCAGCAGCATGGACTTTGCCTCTTCTCAGTGAAGATGCCGTGGATACGCTCGCGAGGATGGATGTGCACCGTGCACGGCAACTCGCTGCGATCGAGGTGCACACCGTCGACGGCTTTGAAGGCCGAGAAAAACCGGTGATGATCTTTAGCACGGTCAAGGCGAGCGGCGGGTCCCTTGAAGGCTCGGCGGCCCTGCTACATGCATGCAGGCGGCCGTCGCAGGACGCcgtggcgcgcctcgagcatgtgcgcgacacgcgcggCGGCTACGTGGGCTTTTTGgccgatgcgcggcgcatgaaTGTGGCTCTGACACGTGCACAGCGGCAGTTGCTGATTGTGGGCAacctcgagacgctgctgtGTGCGCGCCTGGGCGAGGGTGGCGCTGAGAACGTCGAGTGCCATGACGTGCATGTCATCCGGCGGTACGCCCGCTGGCTCCTCGCCCAGGGCTACGTAGtcgacgtggacgatgTCCGGGATAGGCAGTTGTTAGAACAGGCTATCTAG
- a CDS encoding OTU domain protein 3 — MARTQRKAPAHVVSTRATRRRARASALEPEQDDHDLSVQLREMGLYAAETHGDGNCLFRALSDQLYGDPKYHAKLRADTCDHLAAHADMYAGFVEAECPYEAYVDQMRTHGTYGGHLELSAFAHLMQKRIRIVQPGYVYVVACDDDSYSARASRERRERHRRHMLAQDTPPRGTPPECVGPLHIAYHSWEHYSSLRLLRGPHKGHPNIPDTSHETEDQADAEHLVDMSVPGHSQRTIRRLLRAHHGAWEDVVEELIERDANGDESPYDDDDGDDSDDDHDQSAPPRPAKASEPGVRELTI; from the coding sequence ATGGCGCGCACACAGCGCAaggcgccggcgcacgTTGTGTCCACGCGTGCAacgcgtcggcgcgcgcgcgcgtcggcgctggaGCCCGAGCAGGATGACCATGATCTGAGTGTGCAGCTGCGGGAGATGGGGTTGTATGCGGCCGAGACGCACGGGGATGGAAACTGCCTGTTTCGTGCGCTCTCTGATCAGTTGTACGGCGATCCAAAGTACCATGCGAAGCTACGAGCTGATACATGTGATCACCtagcagcgcatgcagacATGTACGCTGGCTTTGTCGAGGCCGAGTGTCCGTACGAAGCGTATGTGGACCAGATGCGGACGCATGGCACGTACGGCGGCCACCTGGAGCTGTCAGCGTTTGCGCACCTGATGCAAAAGCGCATCCGCATTGTGCAGCCTGGGTACGTGTACGTCGTGGCGTGTGATGACGACTCGTAtagcgcgcgtgcgtcgcgcgagcgccgtgagcgaCACCGGCGGCACATGCTCGCACAGGATACCCCGCCGCGTGGCACGCCGCCCGAGTGCGTTGGGCCGCTGCACATTGCCTATCACAGCTGGGAACACTACAGCTCACTCCGTCTCCTGCGTGGACCCCACAAGGGACATCCTAACATACCCGACACGAGTCACGAGACCGAGGACCAGGCGGATGCCGAGCACCTCGTGGACATGAGTGTGCCAGGCCACTCGCAACGCACGATCCGGCGCCTGTTGCGGGCGCACCACGGGGCATGGGAagacgtcgtcgaagagcTGATCGAGCGCGACGCGAATGGCGACGAGTCGCCctacgacgacgacgacggcgacgacagCGATGACGACCACGACCAATCAGCCCCTCCACGCCCCGCCAAGGCGTCCGAGCCGGGCGTCCGTGAGCTGACTATATAG